One stretch of Malus domestica chromosome 14, GDT2T_hap1 DNA includes these proteins:
- the LOC103405327 gene encoding transcription factor bHLH14-like, whose amino-acid sequence MDEIISSCSTNFCQETSPTFQQRLQFIVQNRPEWWVYSIFWQASKDSISDQVSLSWAGGHFRNTRDHLASKRSSRIANNYQLKFGFNNVERKRVNNREVESLLHDDMVDLDMRLVDHGDVTDSEWFYFYTVSLTQSFSGSHGNNSTNILGRAFGSGGFVWLAGDHEFQFYECERVKEARMHGIQTLVCIATPCGVLELASLDVIKEDWGLVHLSKSLFGSDDNINMNNNNRLSKRQTSRDGDVLVPILENGLFSAAQKELIPQDQGGGINEAAPINLGGSSPESPSDSVGNFTSENTENTIRSKKRGRSSKHGAANRESQLLNHVEAERQRREKLNHRFYVLRSVVPNVSKMDRSSLLADAVAYINQLKSKVQELEAKVQEQPQKPKAGNNPSNNLDHHSSQSTSSIVDQHHYSNKNNNSINSSNSDRAASAVMEVDVKISASEAMIHVQCPDEDYPYAKLMNALKSLGLQVYHASISSVKELMIQDVVARLPYGFIGGKEALRNGIIKGWYH is encoded by the exons ATGGACGAAATCATATCCTCATGTTCAACTAATTTCTGCCAAGAAACCTCCCCCACATTTCAACAGCGCCTACAGTTCATAGTTCAGAACAGGCCTGAGTGGTGGGTGTATTCCATTTTCTGGCAAGCCTCCAAAGACAGCATTAGTGACCAGGTTTCCCTGTCATGGGCCGGCGGCCATTTTCGGAACACTCGCGATCACTTGGCATCGAAAAGAAGCAGCCGAATAGCCAACAATTACCAACTCAAATTTGGGTTCAACAATGTGGAGAGAAAGAGGGTGAATAACCGGGAAGTTGAATCACTTTTGCATGATGACATGGTGGATTTGGACATGAGGCTCGTGGATCATGGAGATGTCACTGACTCCGAGTGGTTTTACTTTTATACCGTTTCTTTAACCCAGTCATTCTCCGGAAGCCACGGTAATAATAGTACCAATATTCTCGGCAGGGCATTTGGTTCTGGTGGGTTTGTTTGGCTTGCAGGTGACCATGAATTTCAGTTTTATGAGTGTGAGAGAGTTAAAGAAGCAAGAATGCATGGAATCCAAACTTTGGTTTGCATTGCAACTCCTTGTGGGGTACTTGAACTGGCCTCTTTGGATGTGATCAAAGAAGATTGGGGTCTAGTGCATTTATCAAAGTCGCTGTTCGGATCAGATGACAACATCAAcatgaacaacaacaacagGCTCTCAAAACGGCAGACCAGCCGTGACGGCGATGTACTTGTTCCTATCCTAGAAAATGGACTGTTTTCAGCAGCTCAAAAGGAATTGATCCCACAAG ATCAAGGTGGTGGTATAAACGAAGCTGCACCTATCAATCTAGGAGGGTCGTCGCCAGAATCACCTTCTGATTCTGTTGGGAACTTCACCTCCGAGAATACGGAGAACACGATTCGGTCGAAAAAGCGAGGAAGATCATCAAAACATGGAGCTGCAAATAGAGAATCACAATTGTTAAACCACGTTGAGGCCGAGAGACAGAGGAGGGAGAAGCTCAACCACCGATTCTATGTCCTCCGGTCAGTTGTTCCCAATGTGTCAAAAATGGACAGGTCCTCTTTGCTTGCCGATGCCGTGGCCTACATcaatcaactcaaatcaaaagtTCAGGAATTGGAGGCCAAAGTCCAAGAACAACCACAAAAGCCTAAAGCGGGCAATAATCCAAGCAACAATCTTGATCATCACTCCAGCCAAAGCACCAGCTCCATAGTTGACCAGCATCATTAttctaataaaaataataatagtatTAATAGTAGTAATAGTGATAGGGCAGCTTCTGCGGTTATGGAAGTGGATGTGAAGATTTCGGCGTCAGAAGCCATGATACATGTTCAGTGTCCGGATGAAGACTACCCATATGCTAAGTTGATGAATGCACTCAAAAGCCTAGGGCTACAAGTTTACCATGCAAGCATATCAAGCGTGAAAGAGTTGATGATTCAAGATGTTGTGGCAAGACTGCCTTATGGGTTCATTGGTGGTAAGGAAGCATTGAGAAATGGTATTATAAAAGGCTGGTACCAttaa